CGCGATCTGGATCGTGTGCATTGCCGAGCAAGGCAAAATTCAGAACGAAGAACGATACCCCTACCTGCAAATTTTTACCATTATTTACGAGCTCATCTCGGCCTACGGCACGGTCGGCCTGTCGTGCGCGCCTAGCAACGTCTCGCTCTCGGCAGAATTCTCCACCATTTCCAAGCTGATCGTCATTGCCGTCATGTTTCGCGGCCGCCACCGCGGCCTCCCCGGCGCAATAGACCGTGCGATTATGCTCCCCAGCGAGCTCCTTTCGTACGAATCCGCACCCGACGCCGACAAGGATcccgacgcacgcgcctcgagcgtgcgcgcacaCCCCTCCGAcacgcgccagcgcgccgcgtagCTTCACCTCCACCTCCACGTGGCCGTAGCGGACCGACGAtgagcagcgtcgcgagcagcgcggcgagtgcctggagcagcgccgtgagcgcagcgagcagTGCGCCTGTGGTGCCTGTTGCAACGCATGCGGAGAGTGTGCTGGCGGATGCGCTTCTTTTGCGTGTGCACCtgacgcgcgccgacgttgCGGGCTTTATCAAGAGCTTTACCATTACCACGGTACGTTTCCTTTCTGACGCAGATTTCCGAAATTGGCGACAAGACGTTCCTTACGAGTGCCATCCTCGCGATGCGCCATCCCCCAGTGACCGTGTTTTGGGGCAGCTGGTCGGCGATGATTTGCATGTCGACGCTCTCGAGCCTCATGGGCGCCGTGCTCCCTGCGCTCCTCTcgcaccgcggcgcactcACCATCTCTGCGCTGCTGTTCCTTGGCTTTGGTGCGGTCACGCTCTTCCGCGGTCTGCAGATGCGCGGCGATGAGCTCGGCGAAGAGTGGAAAGAGACCCAGGACGAGATCCgggccgacgagcaggagcacgagctcgacgagctcgagcgcggcgacacGTCGGACGTATACCCCAACTTCACGCTGTATCCCAGCCAAACCagcacgctgcagcgcgcatccgaggcgctgcatgcgACGCCAAAAACGTCCATGTCCGCCTTTGTGCGAGAAGGCGCACGGAACCTGTGTGGCCTGTGCTTTAGCCCGGTGTTTTCCCAGGCGTTCCTCCTGAACTTTCTCGGCGAGTGGGGCGACCGCTCGCAGATTACGACgatggcgctcgcggcgacgcaccgcACCGCCATTGTCGCTGTCGGCACGAGCCTCGCGCATTTGGTGTGCGTCGCGATCGCCGtcacggccggcgccatgctcgccgcgcgcctgaGCGTCAAGCACCTCACGCTCGGAGGAGCGGTCCTCTTTTTAGTGTTTggcgcaagctcggcatACCAAGCATggcacgaggcgccgcctaGCTAGACTACATATGTACAGATCCCTCCCCATCGCTCCATTCCGAGCTCGGGGCGTAGCTCGActgcgacgagcggcgctcgtggccgtcgcggcgggcgcggcgcacacgccgccacgcacgccgcggcgacggcgtcgcggtgccGCGCAGGTGCGGAAACTTGACCGAGGTCACCGGGCGTgccggcagcgccgtctCCTGGACGCGCTGGAGCGGCGGGCGCTCGGGACCGCGTGCCATatcgtgctcgagcgcagcgtgctcgAGAGCCGCAACGACTTCGGACGAGTCCtggagcggcggcgaggcgcggaATGGCGAAAAAACACGCCCAAGAGGGCTGCCCATCGTCGCACGGGGTGTGTGCACGGGCGGATAGGAgccggtgcgcgtgcgcaccggcagtgccgccgagctgcgcgtcgcaaTGAGCAGCAGCAAGAGCACAAAgagcaggacgagctgcgcgaacCCCCGCCGCTTTTCGTacacgagctcgtgcgcgagctgctggacgCGTGTCGCGagatcggcggcggccgcttcGCGTTGCTTGAGCGCGGTGCGGTGCTCGTCCATAAACGCATGGAGCTGCTGGGTATAGGTCGTGTTGAGCGACGAGAGCAGCTGCGTGATCCGTGTCTCTTGGGACTGTtcgagctcggtgagctTGTCGCGGAGGACCTGGCTGCTGAGCTGCAGGTACTGCATGCTGAGACTGGTGTTGGACTcaagcgcagcgaggcgcttggTAATCGTACGGAAGATGGACTCGCTCCCGGGGTTGGCCTTTTCCGAGGCTTTGGCGTCTGCCGGCTTGGTCGTCGTACGCGTGTGGTTCGACGGGGCCGGCGTGCTTGTGGCATTTGCAGGTACGTTCAGCatggccggcgtcggctgcggcggcgcatccgcgagcgccgagacATTGGTCGCGAGTGTGGGCTTGCTTggcgcgaccggcgcgtgCGACACGGGGCGCGGTACACACACACACGGCCAGATCGacggagcgtgcgcagggcACATTTGGATGCGGCCGCGGATCGTTGCGACGTGGATATCGCAGGAATAGTTGGGCTCCCAgtcctcgtccgcctcgtccgcctcgccgtcgtcctcgtcgatctcctcgtcggcatcctcgcgctcgttcCGGCCATAGACACGCAAGAGGCTGACCGGGCAGTAGTACTCGCTGCCGTAGTGCTCAAGAAAATCGATGCGCAGGAAGCGGTAGTACGAgtgcggcacggcgctgaGCGTAAAGACCTGCGGCCCACGCACATTGCGCGCGCGAAAGTGCCCCAGCGTCCGCCACTCGTGCTCCGGCGCGTGGAGATCCGTCGAGGCACGCACGGAAAACAGCTTAAACATGCTGCTAAAAAACTCGAGGTTGGCCAGGACGATCGTGTCGATGCGGATGTGCTGGCacagctcgacgacgacaaACTGTCCCTCGCGCTTGGGCGTGCGGCAGGGCGACAGCATGTAGCGGTCCTTCTTTTCGCTGAGGATCGCCGATGCAAACTTTGCCGACGGGTTCGCCTGGTGCaagacggcggcgcagtcCAGCGACGCATAGTTCCATCGGTGCTTGAGCTTAGCGAGGGCTTCTGGCGCATTTTCTGCCGCAAGGatcagcggcggcggcttgtccgcctcgggcggcggcggcggcggctgcggcggctcgctgggcggcggcgactcgTGGTGCGCTGGTGTCGGCACTTCTGGCGCCGATGCCGTGACTGACTCTGGCGCCGGGGACGATGTCGGCGCGTCCGTCGCAGACGaggtccttgcgctgctgcgctcgcgcgccttgtcgcGCTGTTTTGACTTGGCCTTTTGCTGGCGTTCGTTTTCGAGGTGCTTTTCCTTCCACTCGGAGAAAGAGAGGAGCGTATCTCCTTGCGCCTGCCCCTCGCCTTGCGCGTCCTGCGGCGGAgcctcgccgagggcgaccgGCTTTGACCCGTCGTCCGAGACGAGCACTGTGCCGAGCAGGGCATAGACGCGGTGCATGCCGTCGGGCGTCTTTccctcgccgacgccccaCGGCAGCTCGCACACTAGGATATCCTCGCCGATGAGCGTATTCCGCGGAtcgtgcagcgcggtgCTTCCCACGCCCGGCGCGTCCATCGGTCGCGGTGCCTGCATCGGCGACACGCACGTGAGTGCCGACGGGAGCTGCGCGAACCGCGGCGTggccgggcggcgcgcattcCCCGTCCGTACCTTTACTTCGCTCTGCGCAGCACACACCCAGAGCCACGCCAAGCAGAGCACGGCATAGAGgcgtgcacggcctgcgCTCTTCCCCAtcctcgccgtcgtgcTCCACCAGGAAAAGTGACGCGGTCCACGTGGCAGACCTCCACGTGGAGTGATGCACGCGTATGCACGCGTCGCCCTGCTGCAAGGAGACGCGTGCCGATGCACGCACCCCCTTGGATCGCGatggctcggcgccgagcagggGAAATTTCATTTCCCGGTAAATCTGGGCaggacgcgtcgcgttTCGGTACCCTTCCCCCCATCATGTTTAGCAAGTCCTCGTTCCTGGTACTGGTACTGAGCGCGTTCACTGCCCTTGCCTCGGCTGGTGGCACCAACGACACGCTTGCCCAGAAGCATGCTACGCGTGGCATGGACGGTGTCCGTCACGTCCCCCACGTCCAGCGCATGGAGCGCCTGGCTCCCCGTGCCGGCCCCAAGCTGCGCTTCAACTACGGCCAGGACAAGGTCCGTGGTGTGAGCGTTGGTGGCTGGCTCGTGATTGAGAACTTCATCACTCCTTCCATCTACCAGAGCGCGAACGACAACCGCGTCATTGACGAGTGGTCGTTTGCCAAGTACGTCGACCACGACCAGGCCGTCAGCACGCTGCGTGACCACTACGACAACTTTGTTACCGAGAAGGACTTTGAGGAGATCGCCTCGTACGGTCTCAACCACGTCCGCGTTCCGTTCCCTTACTGGGGTGTCAAGACCTACAAGGGCGACCCCTACCTGAAGGTCAACCAGTACGACAAGCTCAAGGAGGCTGCTGGCTGGGCCAAGAACCACAACCTCAAGATGGTCATTGAGCTGCACACGGtccccggcggcgccaaCCCCTACGACCACGGCGGCCACACGAACCACTCCAACTGGCTTGGTAACGACAAGTACGAGGGCCGCACCCTCGAGATCCTCCAGGAGCTCTCGAGCGAGTTTAGCCAGAGCAAGTACAGCGCCGTCAGCGCCATCTCGCTCGTGAACGAGCCCAACGGCGACGTGGAGAAGATCCGCAACTTTTACCAGCGCGGCTACAACGtcgtgcgctcgcccgACAATGACCAGTCGAACCTCCTTGTGATCATTGGCGACTCGTTCCTGAACCCCGCCCAGAACGACTACTGGCACAACAAGATGCAGCCCCCCAAGTACCAAGGCGTTGCGGTCGACACCCACGTGTACCGTCTCTTTGACCCCTCGTCGATCGCTCTGAGCCAGGATGACCGCATCTCGTACTACTGCTCGCTCAAGGGCGGCTTCCAGAACGCCAACTCGCAGCTCTGGTCGATGGTCGCCGAGTGGTCGCCTGCCTTTACCGACTGCGCCCCGGGCCTGAACGGCCGCTTCCAGGGCAGCCGCTACGAGGGCTCCTTCCCGGGCTCGacccgccgcggctcgtGCAAGAACAAGTCGGGCAACGCCAACAACTTCTCGGACGGTTTCAAGAAGAACCTCAAGAAGAACTGGGAGGCCCAGGCCGACGCCTACGAGGGCGGCCTCGGCTGGATCATGTGGACCTGGAAGACGGAGCACCACAACGCTGATGACTGGAGCTACCGGGCAGGTGTCAAGAACGGCTGGATCCCCCGCGACCCCACCCACCGCAGCTTCTCGTGCTAAGCGCACAGACCTTCCTTAGTAGCCGCCGCTCCTTATAGACATTGCAACGTTTGATTTTCCACGTGTAGACACGTGATTTTATccgacgcgcctgcggGGATCCCTGGACGAAGCGCCGTGTGCGGAGAGGATGCCGGTGCACCCTGTTCCGAGCGGGGGCCCCACGTCCGAGGCCGCTGTGCCAGCCACGCACCAGGACTGGGAGCCTCCGCCCCAGTTTGCACGATACCAAATTCGCCGCGTAGCTTCCAACGACGAGAACCTGCACCGGCCGATGCTAGGCGTCGATACACAGCACCTGCCGCGCCCCGAGAGTGCCGTGCGTGTACACAGCCCGCTGGTGCCGCATGCCGCGGACACCTCGCCACTGCTAGATGGCCCGGAAGAGAAGCGGCTGGgacgcaccgcctcgcgtatcctgcgcctctcgcgctcgttttcgcgcctcggcgaacGCAAGACATCGGACGGCAGCGGGCGGGGGACGCCCACGCCCGTGAGCGCGCAGAGCCGCAGCACGACACCGACATTGAAtaccgcacgctcgaccccgcgcctgcgctcaGACTCGGGGCAGAGCACCGCGGGGACGACTcggatgcgcacgcgcaccgcgctcctcgccgcaCGCGACTCGCCCGACGTCTCGCCGACGATCGACGAGATGGGCCAGCTCTACCAGCACACGCCGAGCCCTGTGTGGCACGAGGGCGACGGATGGCAAAAACCGCCTTCGCGGCCGTCTAGCAGGCTCGAACGCGTACGAGGGGCACTgggctcgccgagcgcctcgccgacggtgcgcctgccgctcgacctccCGTCGCCCACCGTGCACCTCAACTCGCcggtcgagacgcgcgcggccaagGGAGTCTCGCCAACCGATACGCGCTTTTCCAagggcgcctcgccgagcgacggccggccacgcacctcgcccaACGAGGTGCGCATGTCGCCACAGGaccgtcgcgcagcactgcaggacgtgcgccgcatcgagacgccgccgccggtgccggcaCTGCCACAAAGCAACCCCAGTGGCCTGGGCCTCACGCTCGACGGACAGCGCGTGGGgcccgacgagctcggcgagtgGCCGCCGATGGGCTCGCCGTCTTCGCCTCTCGACGAAGACGCGgcgggcctgcgccgctcgaaaGCACGCGCGTTCCAGTCGCCATGGAAGACgaccaagcgccgcgagaaGCCGCTGCCTTCCATCGACACGCCAGAAGAGGGGCAGAAACGCAGCAATACgaacctgcgccgcctctttAAGACGGGCATTgtcgacgaggaagaggcgcgTCGGGGGGCGTTCCGGCGGCGAAGGTCCGAGACACGCCTCGCGtcgggcggcagcgacgcgccgcccctGCCGCCGGTCGATCCGAGCAgggacgcgtcgccggtcgcgaGCCGCCCACCGATTGTACATATTCCCTCGCCAGCTGCACACgcgcggtcggcgtcggttgccgaggcgtcgcccgcgatcgccagcgtgccgctcgctgcgccggccacgattgtgcgcggcgcatcacccgcgctcggcgcgaccccggcgccggcgcgcggcgcatcgcctgcgctcggcagtgccgtgccgctcgtgctgcgcccTGGCGGTGGCCCGTCGGTGAGCTACGCGCCAGTGACGGAcccggtcggcgcggcgcccccGTCGCTGAACCCcttccgcgagcgcgccgactcgCTGCCCGCGCTcccggcgagcgacgcgcaggATCCGGCAcgcaagcgcgcgctgctgcggcaGCACATCCTGagcgagctcgccgagaccgAGCGCACCTATGCCGGGGACCTCGAGGTGGTAAAGGGCCTGTACCTCGCCCAAGCGCGCATCTATGCCGGGATCaagacgccgacgacgtcgatGCTGGCGCCGTCCCCCCACCCCCAAAGCGGGCCTACGTCGCCGCTCCCCCGGACCTactcgagccgctcgaccgAGAGCGCGGACGCAAAGCACTGGGaccatgcgctgcaccacCCCCTGTCGCCAAagaagcggcgcgacgaccgccaGTCGATCCACTCGCTCACCTCgaccgaggacgaggacggccCGTCGTGGGCGCACCCCGagcggacgcgccgctcgccgctggtgcccgagcgtgcgctgccaGCGAGCCCCGCGCctgtcgcgccgctcggcgtgaCGGATATCCATGTGATCTTTGCCGGGCTcgagccgtgcgcggcgctggcgagCGAGATGAGCTCGCTGCTCAATGCGGCCGTCCAGCACCAGGACGTGCAGGCGGTCGGCTCCATCTTTCTGCAAAAGATGGGCCAGATCGAGCAGGTCTATGCGCTCTACTGCGGCCGCCACGAGGCGGCGATGGCGCGCCTGAGCGAAGTCACGACCAAAAACcccgctgctgcggcgtTCCTCGCAGAGTGCGACGagacgtcgcgcgagcaCTCCCGGGCATGGGACCTCCCGTCGCTGCTCATCAAGCCCGTCCAGCGCGTACTGAAATACCCCCTGTTTCTGAGCAGCATCGTGGAGCAgaccgacgtgcgcgagccgTGCTATCCcacgctgcacgccgccctGCAGCAGATCCAGCTGGTGGCGGACCGCATCAACGAAAACAAGAAACGGATGGAGattgtcgagcagcacgggTTTGtgccgccgcaggcgccgcggccgtcggcgtttcggcgcccgccgacggcgctgcgcaaggccaaggcgtcgccgcgccccgacgagccgccgctcaCCACCGACGAAGGCGAGtaccgtgcgctgctggagcgcgtcgacgcgagcgagcgccacCTGCTCTCCTTCTCGCAAGAGTGTGCGACGTGGGCGCGCAGCGTACGGGCAATGTACACAGCCCagctgcacgtcgccgacgcatGGATCGCCGTGTACAGAACGGGCGATACGCGCGGCGTCCTCTCGGCGATCGACCGACTGGTGCAATTccgcgcggtgctgcagcacacgctcctcgacacgGTGTGTGCGCGGCTCGATacggagctgcgccgcaccgtGTTTGCGACCGTGCACACCGTGcacacgctcctcgagcggccgcgcatGGTGATGGCGAACCGCACTGCCAAGGAGCACGAATACCGCAAgtacctcgccgaggctgCACGCAAGCCgaccgcgcggccgagcactggcgcgcgcgcctttcTCTCGCTCCACGTCCAGCTCATGGAGGAGCTCCCGGCGCTGCTACGGGGCATTGCATTGGTCATGGACCGCTGCGTGATGTTCTTCGCAGAGATCCAGACCGCGTACTACGCTTTGGTCGCCGAAGAGCTGCACGCATTCTGCACACAGTACCTGCCGACGGCCATGACGCCAaacagcgcgtcgctcacgcCGACCGCTGCAACAGTCCGCACGCCGACTGAGGCAAGAGAgccgccggcacgcccgcagcgcagcgaggcaCGCCCGCGTGTCGTGCGGCCAAGCACACCGCCGTCGTACCCGAACGaaccggcaccggcgccaaGCGATACGCCCAACGAGCACCGCACACGGCACACACcgacgccgtcggtcgtcacggcgcacacgacgctcgagccgctctCGCCGATCGAGCGCTCGCGGTGGCGCGACAGCATGCAGGCGTCGAGTGTTGGGCACATGTCCTTCCGCGATGCACGCACATCGTTTAGCGAcgtctcgcgctcgtcgtacGGCGATGCGAGCTCGCTGGGCGACCTCAACACACTTCCCGACTATAGATTTCCGACGCGGTAGATGTGGAGTGTGGGGTTGACGAGGGACCTTGACGACCAGGCCGGTTGCACCGCTGAAAGGGCACacggagcgtcgcgagaCTGTGGCGAGACAGCGCATCCGCTGTGCACACGAACAAAGACAAGGCACGAGACAGAGGCCGGGCCAGAAGAAGCACATattcgcctcgagcgtcgctTCACGATCGCCGTACGCATACCCATGGACGCCCACGCCCCACGCACCCGCCCCAACCCACGCGACTATATCCAGACAGCCGCGACCGGCAATGCGCtctcgcggcgtgccgcgatCTATGGCGCGTCCAACATCGTGCTCGGTGGTAAGTgcatcgtcgagcaccgtgcgattctgcgcggcgatttgcagcgcacggtacgcgccgagggcgacgagcgctcGAGTGCCGTCGTGATTGCCATGGGGCGCTACGGacacgtcggcgagcacgccgtgctgcgcccgcCGCACAAGACCTACAAAGGGTACGTCGTGTGCCTGACCCAGTCTCTTTTCCTACTttccgctgcgcctcggcgaccacGTCACGATCGGTGCACGAACCGtggtcgaggccgcgcaaATCGGCAGCCATGTCGAGATCGGCGCTGACTGCGTCCTGGTACGCCTCTCTTCTGACCCAGGGCGCCTTTTgcatcgtgcgcgacgcggcggtgatcctcgacggcgccgtTCTCGCACCCCATACGATCGTTCCCAGCATGACCATCTTTGGCGGCTCGCCAGGTACGTCTACGTACTCACCCAGCGCGCATCGTAGACCGCCTCCCCGAGTCGTTTGAGGATCAGTGCGAAGCACGCAGCCGCGAAGCCTACGGCGCAtttcgcgctgcgctcggacATCGCCCGTAGCAAAAATCGGCCCATTTCCTCCACAATGACGATGACCGGCCATGGTACGGTGCAGCTCCCGTCGCTGCTGGACACGGACCTGTACAAGCTGACGATGCAgcaggccgtgctgcagcactTTCCGGATGCCCAGGTGACTTGTACGTAGCAGTGCTCACCAGACCGCTTCACGAACCGGTCGAAGGAAATGCAGTTTACCGCCGCGACCGTCGAtgcggtgcgtgcgggGATTGAGCGTACGTCGTGTGGCTTATGCAgacctcggcacgctgcggaTCTCTGCAGAAGAGGAGGCGTGGCTGCGCGAAGCGTGCCCGTACTTTCAGGAAAAGTACCTCGCGTTCCTGCGCGACTTTCAGCTGCGGCCtgccgacgaggtcgacgtgcgtttcgtgccgaccgacggcgagtacggccagctcgaggtgctcatCCAGGGCGCATGGGCGTCGGTCATTCTGTACGAGGTCCCGGTGATGGCGATCATCAGCGAGACCTACTTCCAGACCGTCGACCGCGACTGGACCGCGGCCGGGCAGCGGGAACGTGCGGCGGACAA
This region of Malassezia japonica chromosome 8, complete sequence genomic DNA includes:
- a CDS encoding uncharacterized protein (EggNog:ENOG503NYR2; COG:T); the encoded protein is MPVHPVPSGGPTSEAAVPATHQDWEPPPQFARYQIRRVASNDENLHRPMLGVDTQHLPRPESAVRVHSPLVPHAADTSPLLDGPEEKRLGRTASRILRLSRSFSRLGERKTSDGSGRGTPTPVSAQSRSTTPTLNTARSTPRLRSDSGQSTAGTTRMRTRTALLAARDSPDVSPTIDEMGQLYQHTPSPVWHEGDGWQKPPSRPSSRLERVRGALGSPSASPTVRLPLDLPSPTVHLNSPVETRAAKGVSPTDTRFSKGASPSDGRPRTSPNEVRMSPQDRRAALQDVRRIETPPPVPALPQSNPSGLGLTLDGQRVGPDELGEWPPMGSPSSPLDEDAAGLRRSKARAFQSPWKTTKRREKPLPSIDTPEEGQKRSNTNLRRLFKTGIVDEEEARRGAFRRRRSETRLASGGSDAPPLPPVDPSRDASPVASRPPIVHIPSPAAHARSASVAEASPAIASVPLAAPATIVRGASPALGATPAPARGASPALGSAVPLVLRPGGGPSVSYAPVTDPVGAAPPSLNPFRERADSLPALPASDAQDPARKRALLRQHILSELAETERTYAGDLEVVKGLYLAQARIYAGIKTPTTSMLAPSPHPQSGPTSPLPRTYSSRSTESADAKHWDHALHHPLSPKKRRDDRQSIHSLTSTEDEDGPSWAHPERTRRSPLVPERALPASPAPVAPLGVTDIHVIFAGLEPCAALASEMSSLLNAAVQHQDVQAVGSIFLQKMGQIEQVYALYCGRHEAAMARLSEVTTKNPAAAAFLAECDETSREHSRAWDLPSLLIKPVQRVLKYPLFLSSIVEQTDVREPCYPTLHAALQQIQLVADRINENKKRMEIVEQHGFVPPQAPRPSAFRRPPTALRKAKASPRPDEPPLTTDEGEYRALLERVDASERHLLSFSQECATWARSVRAMYTAQLHVADAWIAVYRTGDTRGVLSAIDRLVQFRAVLQHTLLDTVCARLDTELRRTVFATVHTVHTLLERPRMVMANRTAKEHEYRKYLAEAARKPTARPSTGARAFLSLHVQLMEELPALLRGIALVMDRCVMFFAEIQTAYYALVAEELHAFCTQYLPTAMTPNSASLTPTAATVRTPTEAREPPARPQRSEARPRVVRPSTPPSYPNEPAPAPSDTPNEHRTRHTPTPSVVTAHTTLEPLSPIERSRWRDSMQASSVGHMSFRDARTSFSDVSRSSYGDASSLGDLNTLPDYRFPTR
- a CDS encoding glucan 1,3-beta-glucosidase (COG:G; SECRETED:SignalP(1-21); CAZy:GH5; EggNog:ENOG503NV8Y), which codes for MFSKSSFLVLVLSAFTALASAGGTNDTLAQKHATRGMDGVRHVPHVQRMERLAPRAGPKLRFNYGQDKVRGVSVGGWLVIENFITPSIYQSANDNRVIDEWSFAKYVDHDQAVSTLRDHYDNFVTEKDFEEIASYGLNHVRVPFPYWGVKTYKGDPYLKVNQYDKLKEAAGWAKNHNLKMVIELHTVPGGANPYDHGGHTNHSNWLGNDKYEGRTLEILQELSSEFSQSKYSAVSAISLVNEPNGDVEKIRNFYQRGYNVVRSPDNDQSNLLVIIGDSFLNPAQNDYWHNKMQPPKYQGVAVDTHVYRLFDPSSIALSQDDRISYYCSLKGGFQNANSQLWSMVAEWSPAFTDCAPGLNGRFQGSRYEGSFPGSTRRGSCKNKSGNANNFSDGFKKNLKKNWEAQADAYEGGLGWIMWTWKTEHHNADDWSYRAGVKNGWIPRDPTHRSFSC
- the GDT1 gene encoding GCR1-dependent translation factor 1 (TransMembrane:5 (i85-110o116-133i214-233o253-279i286-306o); EggNog:ENOG503NV4V; COG:S; BUSCO:EOG092646CB), yielding MSSVASSAASAWSSAVSAASSAPVVPVATHAESVLADALLLRVHLTRADVAGFIKSFTITTISEIGDKTFLTSAILAMRHPPVTVFWGSWSAMICMSTLSSLMGAVLPALLSHRGALTISALLFLGFGAVTLFRGLQMRGDELGEEWKETQDEIRADEQEHELDELERGDTSDVYPNFTLYPSQTSTLQRASEALHATPKTSMSAFVREGARNLCGLCFSPVFSQAFLLNFLGEWGDRSQITTMALAATHRTAIVAVGTSLAHLVCVAIAVTAGAMLAARLSVKHLTLGGAVLFLVFGASSAYQAWHEAPPS
- a CDS encoding uncharacterized protein (COG:S; EggNog:ENOG503NUAE; TransMembrane:1 (o566-583i)), encoding MQAPRPMDAPGVGSTALHDPRNTLIGEDILVCELPWGVGEGKTPDGMHRVYALLGTVLVSDDGSKPVALGEAPPQDAQGEGQAQGDTLLSFSEWKEKHLENERQQKAKSKQRDKARERSSARTSSATDAPTSSPAPESVTASAPEVPTPAHHESPPPSEPPQPPPPPPEADKPPPLILAAENAPEALAKLKHRWNYASLDCAAVLHQANPSAKFASAILSEKKDRYMLSPCRTPKREGQFVVVELCQHIRIDTIVLANLEFFSSMFKLFSVRASTDLHAPEHEWRTLGHFRARNVRGPQVFTLSAVPHSYYRFLRIDFLEHYGSEYYCPVSLLRVYGRNEREDADEEIDEDDGEADEADEDWEPNYSCDIHVATIRGRIQMCPAHAPSIWPCVCVPRPVSHAPVAPSKPTLATNVSALADAPPQPTPAMLNVPANATSTPAPSNHTRTTTKPADAKASEKANPGSESIFRTITKRLAALESNTSLSMQYLQLSSQVLRDKLTELEQSQETRITQLLSSLNTTYTQQLHAFMDEHRTALKQREAAAADLATRVQQLAHELVYEKRRGFAQLVLLFVLLLLLIATRSSAALPVRTRTGSYPPVHTPRATMGSPLGRVFSPFRASPPLQDSSEVVAALEHAALEHDMARGPERPPLQRVQETALPARPVTSVKFPHLRGTATPSPRRAWRRVRRARRDGHERRSSQSSYAPSSEWSDGEGSVHM
- a CDS encoding uncharacterized protein (COG:Z; EggNog:ENOG503NYV1), coding for MDAHAPRTRPNPRDYIQTAATGNALSRRAAIYGASNIVLGGKCIVEHRAILRGDLQRTVRAEGDERSSAVVIAMGRYGHVGEHAVLRPPHKTYKGLFSYFPLRLGDHVTIGARTVVEAAQIGSHVEIGADCVLGAFCIVRDAAVILDGAVLAPHTIVPSMTIFGGSPARIVDRLPESFEDQCEARSREAYGAFRAALGHRP